One window of the Calditrichota bacterium genome contains the following:
- the mreD gene encoding rod shape-determining protein MreD, translating to MTTFLLVALGGAGILIAHIALSHLITIAGARPDILLIYILWATLRYGRWTGLWLGFFLGLSQDALSLGPLGIMAFLKSNLAFWLAVWLEGRAGTISSGWWMTFVALTSLLQFTLAGLFAGVPDYAVYFLWTAIPAMLYTVLAGLIWALAPLGPRPVGPPGLSGRGRRLKR from the coding sequence TTGACCACCTTCCTTCTGGTTGCACTGGGCGGCGCAGGTATTCTAATTGCGCACATTGCCCTATCCCATCTCATTACGATTGCCGGGGCGCGTCCCGATATCCTGCTCATTTACATCCTTTGGGCGACGCTTCGCTACGGGCGTTGGACCGGGCTTTGGCTCGGGTTCTTTTTGGGACTATCCCAGGATGCGCTGTCGCTGGGGCCGTTGGGGATAATGGCATTCCTGAAGAGCAACCTTGCGTTTTGGCTGGCGGTTTGGCTGGAAGGTCGGGCCGGGACGATTAGCAGCGGATGGTGGATGACCTTCGTCGCCCTGACATCGCTCCTTCAGTTCACCCTTGCCGGGCTGTTTGCGGGTGTGCCCGACTACGCCGTCTATTTCCTTTGGACGGCAATCCCGGCGATGCTTTACACAGTGCTCGCCGGGCTGATATGGGCGCTTGCACCGCTGGGGCCTCGGCCGGTTGGGCCTCCCGGATTGAGCGGTCGTGGACGGCGGCTCAAACGATGA